In the Candidatus Binatia bacterium genome, one interval contains:
- the gatA gene encoding Asp-tRNA(Asn)/Glu-tRNA(Gln) amidotransferase subunit GatA: MSDLVWLSLAEVLRLLDAREISSVELTKSILAHIDAVEPKIRAFLTVTPEAALAGAEEADRRRATGERGGLLGVPIAVKDVILTKGVRTTAGSRILENFVPPYDATVITRLRQAGVVFLGKLNCDEFAMGSSTENSAFGPTYNPWSTDRVPGGSSGGSAAAVAAGQCYAALGTDTGGSIRQPAACCGIVGVKPSYGRVSRYGLIAYASSFDQIGPMARTVEDCALLLEVIAGRDERDATSTAHPVPRYSRSLACSLREIRLAVPRECFGDGVQPEVRDAVESAIRWYQEQGATVTETSLPHTRYAVPTYYLVATAEASSNLARYDGVRFGFRAGEEGGLLSMYSRTRALGFGAEVKRRIMLGTYALSAGYYDAYYLKALKVRTLVRRDFEAAFEKAHIVILPTAPTTAFRLGEKTGDPLQMYLSDIFTIAANLAGLPALSLPCGFDRQDLPIGLQLIARPFCEAQLLAVAHAYERAHPWVARHPSL, encoded by the coding sequence ATGTCTGACCTTGTTTGGCTATCTCTCGCGGAAGTGTTGCGGCTTCTCGACGCGAGAGAGATCAGTTCCGTTGAGTTGACCAAGAGTATCCTTGCGCACATTGATGCAGTGGAGCCGAAGATTCGCGCATTTCTCACGGTCACGCCAGAAGCCGCATTGGCGGGCGCCGAGGAGGCTGACAGGCGGCGCGCAACCGGCGAACGAGGCGGCTTGCTCGGCGTGCCGATCGCTGTGAAGGATGTGATTCTTACAAAAGGGGTGCGAACCACAGCGGGTTCGAGAATTTTGGAAAACTTTGTCCCTCCGTACGATGCCACGGTGATTACACGCTTGCGTCAAGCTGGGGTTGTCTTTCTCGGCAAACTCAACTGCGACGAATTTGCGATGGGATCGTCCACGGAGAATTCCGCATTCGGCCCGACGTACAATCCATGGAGCACGGATCGTGTCCCGGGAGGCTCCTCGGGGGGCTCCGCTGCTGCGGTTGCCGCTGGGCAGTGTTACGCGGCCTTGGGAACGGATACTGGTGGTTCGATTCGTCAACCAGCGGCATGCTGTGGGATCGTCGGTGTGAAGCCAAGTTACGGCCGTGTGAGTCGGTACGGTTTGATCGCATACGCGTCCTCGTTCGATCAAATCGGGCCCATGGCCAGAACCGTCGAAGATTGTGCCCTTTTGTTGGAAGTGATTGCTGGCCGCGATGAGCGCGACGCAACTTCGACGGCACATCCGGTGCCACGTTATTCGCGGTCGCTCGCATGCTCGCTTCGCGAGATCCGATTGGCGGTCCCTCGCGAGTGTTTTGGTGATGGCGTGCAGCCCGAAGTAAGGGATGCGGTGGAATCTGCGATCCGGTGGTACCAGGAGCAGGGAGCCACCGTGACAGAGACGTCGCTCCCGCACACTCGGTACGCGGTTCCTACTTACTATTTAGTTGCCACAGCAGAGGCGAGCTCCAATCTGGCGCGGTACGATGGGGTTCGTTTTGGATTCCGTGCCGGGGAGGAAGGAGGGCTATTGAGCATGTATAGCCGGACCAGGGCTCTGGGATTCGGTGCCGAGGTTAAGCGGCGAATCATGCTTGGGACGTACGCCCTCTCCGCTGGATATTACGACGCGTATTACCTCAAAGCATTAAAGGTCCGCACCCTGGTTCGCCGCGATTTCGAGGCCGCGTTTGAGAAGGCCCACATCGTGATACTGCCGACAGCGCCGACGACTGCATTCCGGTTAGGAGAAAAAACGGGCGATCCTTTGCAGATGTATCTCTCTGATATTTTTACGATTGCCGCCAATCTCGCGGGCCTGCCTGCGCTCTCACTCCCTTGCGGGTTCGACCGGCAGGACTTGCCGATTGGCCTGCAATTGATTGCCCGGCCTTTTTGTGAAGCGCAGCTTTTGGCGGTGGCGCATGCTTACGAGCGAGCGCATCCGTGGGTGGCTCGGCACCCGTCGTTGTGA
- the gatC gene encoding Asp-tRNA(Asn)/Glu-tRNA(Gln) amidotransferase subunit GatC produces MTLNHEVVRAIAHLARLELSATEEQEYLEQLEHILGYFKSLDEVDTTGVEPATEMVNPGDVLREDVAVNPPAEDEFLANAPARHGRFFRVPKIID; encoded by the coding sequence ATGACGTTGAACCACGAGGTTGTGCGGGCGATCGCGCACCTGGCGCGGTTGGAGCTAAGCGCTACCGAGGAACAAGAATACCTTGAGCAGCTTGAACACATCCTCGGTTACTTCAAGAGCCTGGATGAGGTTGACACGACGGGTGTGGAGCCGGCCACCGAGATGGTCAACCCTGGCGATGTTCTACGGGAGGACGTCGCTGTGAACCCACCTGCGGAGGATGAATTTCTCGCGAATGCACCCGCGCGACACGGGCGGTTCTTCCGGGTACCGAAAATCATCGATTAG
- the serS gene encoding serine--tRNA ligase, whose translation MLDLRLIRERTDWVKTELSKVGCPPEDVDAVISADTRRRTLLQRVEALRARRSELSRAIPKLSAEQQELRKAEVRALGSELAQLESELEKAERELEEKLLLLPNIPDPSVPVGRDERDNQIVRVGGEPPQYSFTPRPHWELGPALGIIDFERGVKISGSRFYVLQGWGARLQRALITWMLDVHTRDHGYFEIYPPYLVRRECLVGAGQLPRFADNIYHDAEDDLWLIGTAEIPLTNLHRDEILDGTRLPLSYVAYTACFRREKMSAGRDVRGIKRGHQFDKVEMYKITTPEDSPTALEQIVADAEDIAKRLGLAYRVVLICTGDLGAVAAKKYDLEVWAPGCNEWLEVSSCSNCTDYQARRANIRFRRAPGHKPEFVHTLNGSGLALPRIMIALLETYQQPDGSVLIPEVLQPYVGADRIHPPVG comes from the coding sequence ATGCTTGACCTCCGGTTGATCCGCGAACGAACTGATTGGGTCAAGACAGAGCTTTCCAAGGTTGGCTGTCCGCCAGAAGATGTGGACGCCGTGATCAGTGCTGACACGCGCCGGCGCACTCTGTTACAGCGAGTCGAGGCCCTCCGCGCGCGGCGTAGCGAGCTCTCCCGAGCGATTCCGAAGCTCTCTGCAGAGCAACAGGAATTACGCAAAGCAGAGGTGCGAGCACTGGGTAGCGAACTCGCGCAACTAGAATCCGAACTTGAGAAAGCTGAGCGAGAACTTGAAGAGAAACTTTTGCTGCTGCCGAACATTCCCGACCCCTCAGTCCCGGTAGGGCGAGACGAGCGAGATAATCAGATTGTCCGTGTTGGCGGAGAGCCGCCGCAGTATTCCTTCACACCAAGGCCCCACTGGGAGCTGGGGCCTGCGTTAGGGATCATTGATTTTGAGCGTGGGGTGAAAATTTCAGGTTCACGCTTTTATGTACTCCAGGGCTGGGGGGCGCGACTGCAACGAGCGCTCATCACGTGGATGCTTGACGTGCACACCCGCGATCATGGCTATTTCGAGATCTACCCTCCCTACCTTGTTCGACGAGAGTGCCTTGTGGGCGCCGGCCAGCTCCCCCGCTTTGCCGACAACATCTATCACGACGCAGAAGACGACCTGTGGCTCATCGGCACGGCCGAAATTCCTCTGACCAACCTTCACCGTGACGAGATTCTCGACGGAACTCGGCTTCCGTTGTCCTATGTCGCATACACAGCGTGCTTTCGCCGAGAGAAAATGTCTGCCGGGCGAGACGTACGGGGCATCAAACGAGGTCATCAATTCGACAAGGTAGAGATGTATAAGATCACCACTCCGGAGGACTCTCCGACCGCGCTCGAACAAATTGTTGCGGACGCGGAGGACATCGCCAAGCGTTTAGGCCTTGCGTACCGTGTAGTGCTCATTTGTACGGGCGACTTGGGTGCTGTTGCTGCAAAAAAGTACGATCTCGAGGTGTGGGCCCCCGGGTGTAACGAGTGGCTGGAAGTGAGTTCTTGTAGCAATTGCACGGACTACCAAGCCCGCCGTGCCAACATCCGCTTCCGACGGGCACCTGGGCACAAGCCCGAGTTTGTCCACACACTTAACGGTAGCGGACTCGCACTGCCCCGGATCATGATCGCTCTTTTGGAAACTTACCAGCAGCCGGATGGAAGCGTGCTGATTCCAGAGGTGCTGCAGCCGTATGTTGGTGCAGACCGAATTCACCCTCCTGTCGGGTAA
- a CDS encoding YraN family protein — protein sequence MRHKPSALATGEIGEAIAAQYLKSLGYRVIETNVRCQGGEIDVVAWHGRTLVFVEVKTRKHTSRELALQAVDQRKQRRLLRAARSYLARTQLAPAETRFDLVIVTGTGENTQCELILGAFEDA from the coding sequence ATGCGCCACAAGCCGAGTGCTCTTGCCACCGGGGAAATTGGTGAGGCAATCGCCGCGCAATATCTGAAGTCGTTGGGCTACCGCGTGATTGAAACAAATGTGCGCTGCCAGGGTGGAGAGATTGACGTCGTGGCATGGCACGGCCGGACACTCGTGTTCGTCGAAGTCAAGACGCGCAAGCACACCAGCAGGGAGCTCGCCCTACAAGCTGTCGACCAGCGGAAGCAACGCCGTCTCCTTCGTGCGGCACGGTCCTACCTCGCAAGAACACAACTTGCCCCTGCAGAGACGCGCTTCGACCTCGTCATCGTTACCGGCACTGGCGAAAATACGCAATGCGAGTTGATTCTCGGAGCTTTTGAAGACGCCTGA
- the gatB gene encoding Asp-tRNA(Asn)/Glu-tRNA(Gln) amidotransferase subunit GatB, which translates to MEYEAVIGLEVHAELLTASKMFCGCSAKFGAPPNENTCPVCLGLPGSLPVLNRRAVEFAIRAGLATNCKIQLFSRWARKNYFYPDLPKGYQISQYELPICVAGWIPIDTAQGEKRIRLARIHMEEDTGKNIHDAYSEASLVDFNRSGVPLLEIVSEPDMRSPQEAGAYLRKLRQLLQYLEICDGNMEEGSFRCDANVSVRPKGVETLGTKVEIKNMNSFRHVERAIEFEFSRQVRALNDGEPIVQETRLWDPDREVTRPMRSKEYAHDYRYFPEPDLPPVRLDAAWVESIRASLPELPDARRVRFVESYNLPIYDAEVLTSRRDLAEYFEAVVASGAPPKAASNWIMGELLRVIREQGLDRDLRIQRWPVSPEHLAELIHLIDRGEISGKIAKTVFERMLTSNRTPRDIVQREGLVQITDDEALRSEIRSLLSEHPDKVAQYRAGKEKLFGFFVGQLMKRTEGRANPQKVNEILRELLQEN; encoded by the coding sequence ATGGAATACGAGGCGGTGATAGGGCTTGAGGTGCACGCGGAGTTGCTAACAGCCTCCAAAATGTTCTGTGGGTGCTCCGCGAAATTTGGGGCGCCTCCCAACGAAAATACCTGTCCAGTGTGCTTGGGCTTGCCAGGGTCGTTGCCCGTCTTAAACCGCCGCGCTGTCGAGTTCGCAATTCGGGCGGGCCTGGCGACGAACTGCAAGATTCAGTTGTTTAGCCGCTGGGCAAGAAAAAACTACTTCTACCCAGACCTGCCGAAGGGCTACCAGATTAGCCAATATGAGTTGCCGATTTGTGTTGCGGGTTGGATTCCCATCGATACCGCACAAGGAGAGAAGCGCATCCGCTTGGCTCGCATCCATATGGAGGAGGATACCGGAAAAAATATCCATGATGCGTATAGCGAGGCGAGCTTAGTTGACTTTAATCGCTCCGGAGTTCCACTGCTGGAGATCGTGTCGGAACCCGACATGCGTTCTCCTCAAGAGGCTGGGGCTTACCTGCGGAAACTTCGGCAACTCCTTCAGTACCTAGAGATCTGTGACGGTAACATGGAGGAGGGGAGCTTCCGGTGCGATGCCAACGTTTCTGTGCGGCCTAAGGGCGTGGAAACGCTAGGCACTAAAGTCGAAATTAAAAATATGAACTCTTTCAGGCACGTGGAGCGCGCGATTGAATTTGAGTTCAGTCGCCAGGTTCGAGCCTTAAATGACGGCGAGCCCATCGTTCAAGAAACGCGGTTGTGGGATCCAGATCGGGAAGTAACGCGCCCCATGCGCTCCAAGGAATATGCTCATGATTATCGGTATTTCCCCGAGCCGGACTTGCCGCCCGTTCGGCTGGACGCCGCGTGGGTAGAAAGTATTCGGGCCAGTTTGCCGGAGCTGCCGGATGCGCGTCGAGTTCGGTTTGTCGAGAGCTACAACTTGCCGATCTATGATGCCGAGGTTTTGACCTCTCGTCGTGACTTGGCAGAATACTTTGAGGCAGTCGTCGCTTCGGGGGCACCGCCGAAGGCAGCGAGCAACTGGATCATGGGGGAGCTCCTGCGTGTGATCCGGGAGCAAGGCCTCGATCGCGATCTACGAATTCAGCGTTGGCCCGTATCACCCGAGCACCTGGCCGAACTCATCCACCTGATCGACAGGGGCGAAATTAGTGGGAAAATCGCTAAGACGGTCTTCGAGCGCATGCTGACGAGCAACCGCACGCCCCGTGACATCGTGCAGAGAGAGGGCTTGGTCCAGATCACCGATGATGAGGCGCTTCGGAGCGAGATCCGCAGTCTGCTCTCTGAACATCCCGACAAGGTCGCGCAGTATCGGGCTGGGAAAGAGAAGCTCTTCGGCTTCTTTGTGGGTCAACTCATGAAGCGGACCGAGGGGCGAGCAAACCCACAAAAGGTCAATGAGATCCTGCGGGAGTTGCTCCAAGAAAACTGA
- the argH gene encoding argininosuccinate lyase — protein sequence MSTRKRSAKKAWSGRFESPTDPVVEHFTSSFPFDQRLYEEDIAASIVHCRMLAKQKIISRQDSRAIVRGLQRIREEFRKGIFPAQVSDEDIHMAVERRLYELVGPIAGKLHTARSRNDQIATDLRLFVRRHIYQTDVRVHKLQQAFAAVARRELSTVMPGFTHLQPAQPVLLSHHLLAYATMLERDRQRLRDQLPRVNVLPLGSGALAGTTFDLDRDYVAKALGFSGISTNSLDAVSDRDFVVEFLATLALIGIHLSRFCEDLILWCSPQFGFVELPDAFATGSSMMPQKKNPDVAELIRGKSGRLVGNLVSLLTVLKGLPMAYNRDLQEDKEPLFDSVDTIEASLEVLARLVPALRFHRDRMREAATAGYTLATELADYLASRGVPFREAHEIVGRIVRYCIRQGCKLEQLSLAELRDFSPQFEADVKEWLDPLRAVSRRRVAGGTAKENVIAQLDALRQAVRSKRA from the coding sequence ATGAGCACTCGTAAGCGCTCGGCGAAAAAGGCTTGGTCCGGTCGCTTCGAATCGCCGACCGACCCCGTGGTCGAACACTTCACCTCCTCGTTTCCGTTTGACCAGCGGCTCTATGAGGAAGACATTGCCGCCAGCATTGTCCACTGCCGGATGCTCGCCAAGCAAAAAATTATTTCCCGACAAGATTCCCGCGCCATCGTCCGCGGCCTCCAGCGAATCCGGGAGGAGTTCCGCAAAGGAATATTCCCCGCTCAGGTCTCTGACGAGGACATCCATATGGCAGTGGAGAGACGGCTCTACGAGCTGGTCGGACCAATTGCAGGGAAATTGCACACGGCGCGCAGTCGTAATGACCAAATTGCCACGGACCTTCGGCTTTTTGTCCGACGCCACATCTATCAGACCGATGTTCGGGTACACAAACTTCAGCAAGCCTTCGCAGCTGTGGCCCGGCGTGAGTTGTCGACGGTGATGCCAGGTTTCACCCACCTACAACCCGCACAACCTGTTCTACTAAGCCACCATCTGCTCGCCTATGCGACCATGCTCGAGCGCGATCGGCAGCGGCTGCGAGATCAGTTGCCCAGAGTGAACGTGCTTCCACTAGGCTCCGGAGCTCTCGCTGGCACAACGTTCGACCTTGATCGGGACTACGTGGCGAAAGCACTAGGCTTCTCCGGGATCTCGACCAACAGTCTGGATGCCGTGAGTGACCGAGATTTCGTCGTTGAGTTTCTAGCCACTTTGGCTCTCATCGGGATCCACCTTTCTCGCTTTTGCGAGGATCTCATCTTGTGGTGTTCCCCGCAGTTCGGTTTCGTCGAACTGCCGGATGCGTTTGCGACAGGTAGCTCCATGATGCCTCAAAAAAAGAACCCAGACGTTGCAGAGCTGATACGTGGCAAGAGTGGCCGGCTGGTGGGCAACTTGGTCTCTCTTCTGACGGTGCTCAAAGGGCTACCCATGGCTTACAATCGGGACCTACAGGAGGACAAGGAACCTCTTTTTGACAGCGTAGATACCATTGAAGCAAGTCTGGAGGTGCTGGCGCGGCTGGTACCTGCGCTCCGCTTTCATCGGGATCGGATGCGGGAAGCAGCCACCGCTGGCTACACCCTAGCCACTGAGCTAGCTGACTACCTTGCCTCGAGAGGTGTCCCCTTCCGTGAGGCTCACGAAATCGTCGGTCGGATCGTCCGTTATTGCATCCGCCAAGGCTGCAAACTGGAACAGTTAAGCCTCGCGGAACTCCGTGACTTCTCTCCGCAGTTCGAAGCTGACGTCAAAGAGTGGCTGGACCCGCTGAGAGCTGTATCCCGCCGGAGGGTAGCGGGTGGCACGGCGAAAGAAAACGTGATCGCGCAACTCGATGCACTACGCCAGGCGGTCAGGAGCAAACGAGCGTGA
- the uvrB gene encoding excinuclease ABC subunit UvrB produces MQREGRFHLVAPFEPCGDQPRAIEELVAGIQSGRRHQVLLGVTGSGKTFTMAHVIARVQKPTLVLAPNKTLAAQLYNEFKVLFPDNAVRYFVSYYDYYQPEAYVPSTDTYIEKDASINDEIDKMRHSATKALLERNDVLIVASVSCIYGLGSPEAYFEMLLFLERGAFADRDQVIRKLIEIQYQRSEFDFYRGSFRVRGDIIEIFPVSEDSHAIRVEFFGDTVEQLSEIDPLRGTVLRRLDKIAIYPASHYVTHRERLEAALVSIQEELEQRVTELKQQGKLLEAQRLEQRTRYDLELLREMGFCPGIENYSRHLTGRAPGQPPPTLLDYFPEDWLLFIDESHVTVPQIGGMYRGDRARKETLVEYGFRLPSALDNRPLNFQEFEDHLAWVIYVSATPGDYEIAKSGGVVVEQLIRPTGLMDPEVQVRPASTQVDDLLEEIRKRIERNERVLVTTLTKKMAEDLTDYYQELGIRVRYLHSDIETIERVEIIRDLRRGKFDVLVGINLLREGLDIPEVSLVAILDADKEGYLRSERSLIQTIGRAARNANGTVILYADQITESMRRAIDETNRRRAVQADYNRVHGIVPKTVEKAIAEPLVAVTEADYVNLDRIAEPVGEWRAVDDLAAHIEQLRKEMKAAARQLDFERAAQLRDEIRRLEEQELAWRSV; encoded by the coding sequence ATGCAGCGCGAGGGGCGTTTTCATCTAGTGGCACCTTTTGAGCCCTGCGGCGACCAGCCACGAGCAATCGAGGAACTGGTTGCAGGCATCCAGAGCGGTCGGCGGCACCAAGTCCTGCTCGGGGTTACGGGCTCTGGTAAGACCTTCACCATGGCGCACGTAATTGCGCGCGTGCAGAAACCCACGCTCGTGCTTGCCCCGAACAAAACGCTGGCGGCCCAGCTCTACAACGAGTTTAAAGTGCTCTTCCCAGATAACGCGGTGCGCTATTTCGTAAGCTATTACGACTACTACCAACCCGAAGCCTACGTGCCGAGCACAGACACCTACATCGAGAAGGATGCGTCCATCAACGATGAAATCGACAAGATGCGGCACTCCGCCACCAAGGCGTTGCTTGAGCGCAACGACGTGCTCATTGTGGCCAGTGTTTCTTGCATTTACGGGCTCGGCTCTCCGGAAGCCTACTTCGAAATGCTCCTCTTCTTGGAGCGTGGCGCGTTTGCCGACCGGGACCAGGTGATCCGCAAACTGATCGAAATTCAGTACCAGCGCTCAGAGTTCGACTTCTACCGAGGCAGTTTTCGCGTCCGCGGCGACATCATTGAGATCTTTCCAGTATCAGAAGACAGCCATGCAATTCGCGTGGAATTCTTTGGCGACACAGTAGAGCAGCTCAGCGAAATCGATCCGTTGCGGGGAACTGTTCTGCGCCGCCTCGATAAGATCGCCATCTACCCCGCCAGTCATTATGTGACACACAGAGAACGACTCGAGGCGGCGCTGGTAAGTATCCAAGAGGAGCTCGAGCAAAGAGTTACAGAGCTCAAGCAGCAAGGCAAACTCCTTGAAGCCCAGCGGCTAGAGCAGCGTACCCGCTACGATTTGGAGTTGCTCCGCGAAATGGGCTTTTGCCCGGGAATCGAAAACTACTCTCGTCATCTTACAGGCCGTGCCCCAGGACAGCCGCCCCCTACCCTGCTCGATTATTTTCCTGAGGACTGGTTACTGTTCATCGACGAGAGCCACGTAACCGTCCCCCAAATCGGCGGCATGTACCGCGGGGACCGCGCGCGCAAGGAGACACTTGTCGAATATGGATTTCGTCTGCCCTCGGCACTCGACAACCGGCCCCTTAACTTTCAGGAATTCGAAGATCACTTAGCCTGGGTAATCTACGTTTCGGCTACACCAGGGGACTACGAAATTGCAAAGTCGGGTGGGGTGGTCGTCGAGCAGCTGATCCGGCCAACAGGCCTGATGGACCCAGAGGTTCAAGTGCGGCCAGCAAGTACGCAGGTCGATGATCTGCTTGAGGAAATTCGCAAGCGAATCGAGAGGAACGAGCGTGTGCTCGTCACCACTTTGACAAAAAAAATGGCGGAGGACCTCACCGACTATTACCAGGAGCTCGGCATCCGGGTTCGTTATTTGCACTCTGACATCGAAACAATCGAACGGGTCGAGATCATCAGGGACCTTCGGCGCGGCAAATTCGATGTTCTCGTGGGTATTAACCTCTTGCGGGAGGGGCTGGACATTCCTGAAGTATCTCTGGTCGCCATCCTCGATGCCGACAAAGAAGGATACTTGCGCTCTGAGCGGTCTCTTATTCAGACGATCGGCCGGGCAGCCCGCAACGCCAATGGAACTGTGATTCTGTACGCTGACCAAATCACTGAATCGATGCGCCGGGCCATTGATGAGACAAACCGCCGCCGTGCAGTGCAGGCGGACTACAATCGCGTCCATGGGATCGTTCCAAAGACGGTGGAAAAAGCCATCGCAGAGCCGCTGGTTGCGGTTACAGAAGCCGATTATGTCAACCTTGACCGTATCGCTGAGCCCGTCGGTGAATGGCGGGCTGTCGATGATCTTGCGGCACATATTGAACAACTCCGCAAGGAGATGAAGGCGGCAGCCCGTCAACTCGATTTTGAACGAGCGGCGCAGCTGCGGGACGAAATTCGCCGGCTTGAGGAACAAGAGCTTGCTTGGCGGAGCGTGTGA
- a CDS encoding bifunctional nuclease family protein, with product MALLENAIEMVVGGLTLDPVTKSPIVILKDRENKLNLPIWIGLLEATAMATELEGVKVARPMTHDLLRNILSELGVEVKAVEISDLRDNTYFATIHLRVGDEVLQIDARPSDAISLALRTKSPIYVQKHVLERSSILQESQEEAATTDISNVSRDQWADILEKLNPEDFKYKM from the coding sequence ATGGCACTTTTAGAGAACGCGATTGAAATGGTCGTCGGTGGGCTCACGCTTGATCCCGTAACGAAGAGCCCAATCGTCATTCTCAAAGATCGGGAGAACAAACTCAACCTGCCGATTTGGATTGGCCTGCTAGAGGCCACAGCCATGGCAACAGAACTTGAAGGTGTGAAGGTCGCGCGGCCGATGACACACGACTTGCTGCGCAACATCCTGTCCGAGCTCGGGGTCGAGGTCAAGGCGGTCGAAATCAGCGACCTTCGAGACAATACCTATTTCGCAACGATTCATTTGCGAGTCGGCGACGAGGTCTTGCAAATCGATGCACGGCCTAGTGACGCCATTTCTTTGGCCCTGCGAACAAAGAGCCCGATCTACGTGCAAAAGCATGTCTTAGAGCGATCGAGTATCTTGCAGGAAAGCCAAGAGGAGGCCGCCACGACCGACATTTCCAACGTTTCTCGAGACCAGTGGGCAGATATCCTGGAGAAACTGAATCCCGAAGACTTCAAATACAAGATGTGA
- a CDS encoding tetratricopeptide repeat protein — translation MAKTRIRRKDLKQPDEFVHVGQRVLAWSQTHRRTLVQVAALVAGLLLVIGIYNGYRSANLRRANELLAQGLVAFRSNEWDRAADTFTRVATEWPNTPAGRIAVLLASAADLHAQQHERASARLGTADKISEPSPYLEQQLLLTRSFTLEHAGNYPEAAAVAERAAKLAGPYAATALYESARLHLRAGNTGKAGELIERLKKDHGSAPEAQWATALLASGNAH, via the coding sequence ATGGCAAAGACCCGTATTCGCAGGAAGGACCTTAAGCAGCCAGACGAGTTCGTCCACGTTGGCCAGCGGGTCCTTGCTTGGTCGCAGACTCACCGGCGAACACTTGTCCAAGTGGCCGCGCTCGTTGCTGGGCTGCTCTTGGTCATCGGAATTTACAACGGCTACCGCAGCGCCAATTTGCGCCGGGCCAACGAGCTGCTTGCACAAGGCCTCGTTGCATTTCGCTCCAACGAGTGGGATCGCGCTGCCGATACGTTTACCCGCGTAGCGACCGAATGGCCAAACACTCCGGCCGGCCGGATTGCCGTGCTTCTTGCAAGCGCCGCAGATCTCCATGCGCAACAGCACGAACGGGCTAGTGCTCGTCTCGGAACTGCCGACAAAATCTCTGAGCCATCGCCGTACCTCGAACAGCAACTTCTCCTAACTCGTTCGTTCACGCTGGAGCATGCCGGCAATTACCCGGAAGCCGCCGCTGTGGCGGAGCGAGCAGCCAAACTCGCCGGTCCTTACGCGGCAACGGCTCTCTACGAATCAGCACGCCTACACCTCCGGGCTGGCAACACCGGAAAGGCTGGCGAGCTCATTGAGCGGCTCAAGAAAGACCACGGGAGCGCGCCAGAAGCACAGTGGGCCACTGCGCTCCTAGCCAGCGGGAACGCCCACTAG